In Vulpes lagopus strain Blue_001 chromosome 1, ASM1834538v1, whole genome shotgun sequence, a genomic segment contains:
- the PTCRA gene encoding pre T-cell antigen receptor alpha, which yields MARTWLLLLLPALGCPALPTAVTTLLRLAQQGVGGTPFPSLAPPITLLVDGKQQTLVVCLVLDVAPPGLESPIWFSAGNGSSLDAFTYGPSPEADGTWTSLAQLSLPSEELAAWENLVCHTGPEAGDQSQSTQPLQLSGGASSARTCLWERLTGTRGQALRLGALRLLLFKLLLLDVLLTCSRLRGLPSARGGPRAPRAPAGRQVHRRLPQPPPAGAPSAPAACTGRSCGRAAAPPAARSPGAQAGRRGGSLPTELGPGAREPPCIPSLSLAVFVCDLPPPAVGSFWGWALSPASD from the exons ATGGCCAGGACttggctgctgctgcttctcccagcCCTCGGGTGTCCAGCCCTGCCCACAG cgGTAACCACCCTCCTGAGGCTGGCACAACAAG GTGTGGGTGGCAcacccttcccctctctggcccCACCAATCACGCTGCTGGTGGACGGGAAGCAGCAGACGCTGGTGGTCTGTCTGGTCCTCGATGTTGCACCCCCTGGTCTTGAGAGCCCCATCTGGTTCTCAGCTGGCAATGGCAGCTCACTGGACGCCTTCACCTACGGCCCTTCCCCAGAGGCTGACGGCACCTGGACTAGCTTGGCTCAGCTCTCTCTGCCCTCCGAGGAGCTGGCAGCCTGGGAAAACTTGGTCTGCCACACTGGGCCTGAGGCTGGCGACCAGAGCCAGAGCACACAGCCCCTGCAGCTGTCAG GAGGGGCTTCCTCAGCCAGGACTTGCCTCTGGGAGCGTCTCACGG GGACTCGGGGCCAGGCGCTGCGGCTTGGGGCGCTGCGCCTACTGCTCTTCAAGCTGCTACTGTTGGACGTGCTCTTGACCTGCAGCCGCCTCCGCGGCCTGCCCTCTGCGCGGGGGGGACCCCGGGCTCCCCGCGCCCCAGCGGGCCGGCAGGTGCACCGCCGTCTCCCGCAGCCTCCGCCCGCGGGCGCGCCCTCAGCCCCCGCCGCCTGCACTGGCCGCAGTTGCGGGCGCGCCGCAGCCCCGCCGGCGgcccggagccccggagcccaggctgggaggaggggaggctctCTACCCACCGAGCTTGGGCCTGGTGCTCGTGAGCCACCCTGTATTCCTTCCTTAAGCCTTGCAGTATTTGTCTGTGACCTGCCTCCTCCTGCAGTTGGAAGTTTCTGGGGCTGGGCTCTGTCTCCCGCCTCCGATTGA